From Aegilops tauschii subsp. strangulata cultivar AL8/78 chromosome 5, Aet v6.0, whole genome shotgun sequence:
GACTAAGGTGGCCATGGTACGAATGGAAGGAGCCTTCCAAGCTTTGGGTTGGCTTGGGCAACCTGTGCACCGAGGAAGATATGAATTTCTTCTATGCCTCCACCACAATCATCGTTGGCAATGGTGCAAAAACACCGTTCTGGGACTCCCCGTGGTTGCTTGGTCGCAAGCCCAAGGATATTGCCCCTCTTATTTTTCAAGCCTCAAAAAGGAAGAGATCGACGCTTCGTCAGGCCCTTCGAGGGAACGCTTGGATGACCCACATCAAGCATGACACTATTGTCTCCGTCGCACACATCCGGGAACTTTTCTCGCTTTGGGCTCTTGTGCATGACTTCCGTCTTGACGATCACGTTGAGGACGACATTGTTTGGAAACATGCTGATGATGGGCAGTACTCGGCGGCCACAGCATATAAGGCGCAATTCCTTGGCCTGGCGCACTCGCCCATTCACCACATGGTTTGGAGAGCTTGGGCCCCCCCAAGGTTAAATTCTTCGCATGGTTGACCTTGCAAGACCGGAACTGGACCGCCGACCGGTTGGAGCAGCATGGTTGGGATAATTGTGGGCTTTGCCCGCTTTGCAAACGTGAGCAAGAATCGGGCATCCACCTCTTCGTCAAGTGCCGCTTCTCCATTAGGCTTTGGCGATCGGTCATCGACAAGTTTGGTCTTGTGCACATGGAAACCTCCAATTGGCACCTTGAGGATTCCCTCATGCAATGGTGGGATAGAAGGACCGACATACGAAACCCCAATAGATGAGCGATGGCCTCCCTCACCATGCTCGTCTCTTGAACTATTTGGAACGAGAGAAATGCgcgggtgtttcgcaacaagagTGCGCCGCCGCCTATCCTGCTCCAAAATATCGTACTCGAGGCAAAACTATGGGTTACGGCAGGTGCTAAGAAACTAGGGCGTATTGTTGTACGAGAGTAATTGCCATGCCGTTTTGCAAGGGCGCTTGTAAAAACTCTAAACTCTATTCTCCTCTTATTTAATGGATGAGacaaatcttttgcctccgtttcgaaaaaaaaaacAAGACCCCGCTGCATGCCCGGAGTATGGCAACCCAAATAGTATAGTGGAAGAGAAAAAAAAACAATACGTTCGTTTACAATGAATTTCATTCCATAGTTTTTTAAAGCTCATTGTACAGtattctcttctctctctctagCATTTGTTGCTTTGTGCGTGGCTAGCTAGACAAGGATTGCAAGCTACCCCAAACGTATATCCATCCATCTGTGCAAACTCCCTTAAAAACTCCTTAATTTATTGAGACGCCAGCCAGCCAGCCATGCATCTTCCTTctccctcccctctcctcctCATCATCTTCCTCCTGTCCTTAGCTGCGACCCTGCAAGGACAATTAAGGCACAAACCCCAGAAGTACTTACCAACTCCAGCTCTCCCCCCTCCCCTCTCACTCCCTCTCTCTTCTCCCCCATATAATCCCAAAGAAAGCTGCTGAAACCTAAAGCCGGTGGAAAGCTGCCTGCCTCCTCCCTCTCGTCTCATCTCTCTCTCCTCCTTTGGTGTTGTCTCTGTAGCAGCTCACAAAAGGCAACTCCAAGACCCTttcttccctcctccctcctccccctccccctccctcctttccacctttaaTTCCTTCCGAACGCTCGCTCTTGTTGTAGTAGATCATTAGCCCCCCTTCCTCCCATTACCGCTCCCCCACATCTGGttgatctcttctccctccctaTATAGGCAGCCCAACGCATTCCGTTTCCATCGTGTAGATAGACTCTCTTGATCAGGCGAGCTAGAGAGGGAAAGGAggattctctctctctctctcctcttccGAGCGAGTTGCTGGCAAGGAAGCCATGTTGGGCTCTTGCGCGCCGATGGCTGGGCCGCCTACCGACGAGGAGACGGCGGAGCCGCCGTTCGGGTCGTCGTTGCAGATCGCCACCGGCTCCCCCGCGACCAAGAGGAAACGCCGGCCAGCCGGGACACCAGGTACGCACCATTGCATCTAATTGCATGATAGTCCGGCAATGGTGGAGCGGAAATACTACTAGGAGCACTGACACTTAGGGATGTTGCATGCGGCGGCAGACCCGGACGCGGAGGTGGTGTCGCTGTCGCCGCGGACGCTGCTGGAGTCGGACCGGTACGTGTGCGAGATCTGCAACCAGGGGTTCCAGCGCGACCAGAACCTGCAGATGCACCGGCGGCGGCACAAGGTGCCGTGGAAGCTGCTGAAGCGGGAggccggcgaggcggcgcggaAGCGGGTGTTCGTGTGCCCGGAGCCGAGCTGCCTGCACCACGACCCCTCCCACGCCCTGGGCGACCTGGTCGGCATCAAGAAGCACTTCCGCCGCAAGCACAGCGGCCACCGCCAGTGGGCCTGCAGCCGCTGCTCCAAGGCCTACGCCGTCCACTCCGACTACAAGGCCCACCTCAAGACCTGCGGCACCCGCGGCCACTCCTGCGACTGCGGCCGCGTCTTCTCCCGGTAAACAACCAACCTCTCTCCCTCTTCTTCCCCACCACCCCTCCAACCCATCCAACGCCATTTTCTTTCTTTACAACAAACAAGCAAGCAAGCTAGAGCAGTTCCCGGCCGGCTCGATCCGATTCAATGCGGGACAGAAAGGCGGATGTATTTCCTTCCCCCCTTTCTTTCTTTCTCGAAAGGATTTCTTTGTTCTCTGCAGCACGGCACACGGCTGGGGCTCACTTCTCCTTccttttctctttctttatcGGAGGGTGCGGATCAGGGCACAATTTCCGAGGGGGGGCGCAGAGCAGCCCCTTTCCCTGTGTCTGCGTGCGCACACCTCCGTTGGTATCTTGCTTGCTCGCGCATTTGTTTCTGCGTCCGTCGTCGGACGCGAGCGAGCGCTGCAACAGCGGCAGCAGCTCCCATTTAAACTGCGCACGCTAGCCTAGCCTACCTAGCCCGCCCGGGGCCAAAATCTCATACTCGCACTGCTGCTACCTGACAATTGCTGCCTACTAGTACGATCGATCCATGCCGCCCTGGATCGCAATATAATACTATAATAATACTACTCACAAGTCATGGCACTGGGGGCCGTTTGCGTTCTCTTCCATGTAGATCCAACCTTTGGACCCGCGGCCGGGCAGCAACATAAATTCCTTTCAGCACATGCAATAAAGTCTCTTTTCTCGCTCACTCGTTAGCTCGCTGTTGGTATCTTCAGTCTTACTAGGTCATGCTCCTCTTGACCATACGAGTACGTACTAGTGCTGTTGTGATTGATCGTCGATGTGAATATGTGATTATTGGTCGCCGGCCCTCTCTCTAACTAATCGGTGGGCGCGTCGAAATGTGGTGCAGGGTGGAGAGCTTCATAGAGCACCAGGACACGTGCACCGCCGGTTGCCCGCAGGCGGGGCCGGGCGTGGCAGCGCCGGCGTGTGGAGTGGCGGCCGCCCCGTCGTCGCAGCAGcaggcgccgccgccggcgataTCGCTCTCTCGGTCCCGGACAGCGTCCAGCACCAGCCCGTCCAGCGACGTCGTCATCAGCGCCGTGACCTGGCCCGGCGCCGCGGCAATGCGGAGCCCCAACGCCGCCGCGTTCCACCGGTTCGAACAG
This genomic window contains:
- the LOC109757567 gene encoding uncharacterized protein, translated to MLGSCAPMAGPPTDEETAEPPFGSSLQIATGSPATKRKRRPAGTPDPDAEVVSLSPRTLLESDRYVCEICNQGFQRDQNLQMHRRRHKVPWKLLKREAGEAARKRVFVCPEPSCLHHDPSHALGDLVGIKKHFRRKHSGHRQWACSRCSKAYAVHSDYKAHLKTCGTRGHSCDCGRVFSRVESFIEHQDTCTAGCPQAGPGVAAPACGVAAAPSSQQQAPPPAISLSRSRTASSTSPSSDVVISAVTWPGAAAMRSPNAAAFHRFEQQVPSPRTPQPDGRGGGGHNLELQLMPPSSSSTGGASAPLGVAPSRYAAPQSPPAPISQGDDAAMQLQLSIGFCSGDSRGRRDVGEPSGGTAARTMQEAREELRQAMAEKAAADEARAQAKRQGELAEQELASAKRMRHQAQVELSRAHALREHAVRQVNATLLQITCFSCRQKFRAVRPSAAMSSEVACSYVTEGGDVEVDNVGETLILDGMRRRQQHATMDTV